The proteins below come from a single Streptomyces sp. SCSIO 75703 genomic window:
- a CDS encoding DUF4142 domain-containing protein, translated as MRVTRTTAGTAFVCGALVLTLSALAYPTMLGVQNTAGTQDRVIANTRYGPLTEADRDFVVKVRAAGLWEHPLGLMAIERGTTPEMKEAGEHLVVGHARLDATCRRIAPELGITLPNQASPQQQQFVSTVDGTEGRQFDTTAVNIMRVTHGQIFSVIAKVRANTKNSLVRQLADQANDTVLDHITVLEKTGLVNFDQVNFQQTAPPTLPKVQLTPPAPQPGEPVLSLTEPPGLDVDTTAPTPSPAVG; from the coding sequence ATGCGCGTCACGCGCACCACGGCAGGGACCGCGTTCGTCTGCGGTGCCCTCGTCCTGACCCTCTCCGCCCTCGCCTACCCCACGATGCTCGGGGTGCAGAACACGGCCGGCACCCAGGACCGGGTCATCGCCAACACCCGGTACGGGCCGCTCACCGAGGCGGACCGGGACTTCGTGGTCAAGGTGCGTGCCGCCGGACTGTGGGAGCACCCGCTGGGCCTGATGGCCATCGAGCGCGGCACGACCCCGGAGATGAAGGAGGCGGGCGAGCACCTGGTCGTCGGACACGCCCGGCTCGACGCCACCTGTCGCCGGATCGCGCCGGAACTGGGCATCACCCTGCCCAACCAGGCATCGCCCCAGCAGCAGCAGTTCGTGTCGACGGTGGACGGAACGGAGGGGAGGCAGTTCGACACCACCGCGGTCAACATCATGCGGGTCACGCACGGCCAGATCTTCTCGGTGATCGCCAAGGTGCGCGCCAACACCAAGAACTCCCTGGTACGGCAGCTCGCGGACCAGGCCAACGACACCGTCCTGGACCACATCACCGTGCTGGAGAAGACCGGCCTGGTCAACTTCGACCAGGTCAACTTCCAGCAGACGGCCCCGCCGACCCTGCCCAAGGTGCAGCTCACCCCGCCCGCGCCGCAGCCGGGCGAGCCGGTGCTGTCACTGACGGAGCCGCCCGGCCTGGACGTCGACACCACCGCGCCCACGCCGAGTCCGGCGGTCGGCTGA
- a CDS encoding galactosyldiacylglycerol synthase produces MGAGHDTVAAELVRRARERGHDAQAVDVLALLPYGLGGALRRFYRGSVRHAPWAYAALYRLFLRPGAGRRPDGTPLARLAGDRLRELADRTGADVVVPVFHLAAQLTGHLRARGLLAAPSVVLVVDFAVHRQWLHPGNDHLLCLTEDAARTARSATGRPADVCGPVVAPEFREEAPGAGTWRRLFDRHGPGRPPVVLSAGAWGVGSHLEGTVGLLREEGFLPVVLCGGNERLRRHLSETPGVVALGWVSDMPGLLHAARALIDNAAGQTAVQALAAGLPVVGYRPIPGHGADGVRRMATLGVSDLAGDEGALLRSLRVLTAHGPARRARVEAGRALFTDDALDRVTACAETTTPARR; encoded by the coding sequence ATGGGCGCCGGGCACGACACCGTCGCCGCCGAACTGGTCCGCCGCGCCCGCGAGCGGGGCCACGACGCCCAGGCCGTCGACGTGCTCGCCCTGCTGCCGTACGGGCTGGGCGGCGCCCTGCGGCGCTTCTACCGCGGCTCGGTCCGCCACGCCCCCTGGGCCTACGCCGCCCTGTACCGCCTCTTCCTGCGCCCCGGCGCGGGCCGGCGCCCCGACGGCACGCCCCTGGCCCGGCTCGCCGGCGACCGGCTGCGGGAGCTGGCCGACCGCACCGGCGCGGACGTCGTCGTCCCCGTCTTCCACCTCGCGGCCCAGCTCACCGGGCACCTCCGCGCGCGCGGACTGCTCGCCGCGCCCAGCGTCGTCCTGGTGGTCGACTTCGCCGTCCACCGGCAATGGCTCCACCCCGGCAACGACCACCTCCTGTGCCTCACCGAGGACGCGGCGCGCACGGCGCGGTCGGCCACCGGGAGACCGGCGGACGTGTGCGGGCCCGTGGTCGCCCCCGAGTTCCGCGAGGAGGCGCCGGGGGCGGGGACCTGGCGGCGGCTGTTCGACCGGCACGGCCCGGGACGCCCCCCGGTGGTGCTCTCGGCCGGTGCCTGGGGGGTCGGCTCACATCTGGAGGGCACCGTGGGTCTGCTGCGGGAGGAGGGCTTCCTGCCGGTCGTGCTCTGCGGCGGCAACGAGCGGTTGCGCCGCCACCTGTCCGAGACGCCCGGGGTCGTCGCGCTCGGCTGGGTGTCCGACATGCCCGGACTGCTGCACGCGGCCCGTGCCCTGATCGACAACGCGGCGGGTCAGACCGCCGTCCAGGCACTGGCGGCCGGGCTCCCGGTCGTCGGCTACCGCCCGATACCCGGCCACGGCGCGGACGGTGTGCGCCGTATGGCCACCCTCGGCGTGTCGGACCTCGCCGGGGACGAGGGGGCCCTGCTCCGGTCGCTGCGTGTGCTCACCGCCCACGGTCCCGCACGGCGGGCCCGGGTCGAGGCGGGACGCGCCCTGTTCACGGACGACGCGCTGGACCGGGTGACCGCGTGCGCCGAGACGACCACCCCCGCCCGCCGCTGA
- a CDS encoding exo-alpha-sialidase translates to MTEVLLAVGTRKGLFIGRRRGGTWEFDDSPRFPAQAVYSVAVDTRGDTPRLLAGGDSAHWGPSVFHSDDLGRTWTEPGRPAVKFPQDTGASLERVWQLHPSEAEPDVVYAGTEPAALYRSEDRGESFALVRPLWEHPTRSRWVPGGGGEGLHTVLTDRRDPKAVTVAVSTAGVFRTTDGGASWSPSNSGVSAVFLPDPDPEFGQCVHKVARDARDPDRLYLQNHWGVYRSDDAGAHWTDIGEGLPSTFGFAVAAHPHRGDTAYVFPINADSDRVPAGRRCRVFRTTDAGATWEPLTAGLPPEDHYGTVLRDALTTDDDTDGTGVYFGNRNGELYASADDGDTWRPLLTHLPDVLCVRAAVVA, encoded by the coding sequence ATGACCGAGGTACTGCTCGCCGTGGGCACCCGCAAGGGCCTGTTCATCGGCCGTCGGCGGGGTGGCACCTGGGAGTTCGACGACAGCCCCAGGTTCCCCGCGCAGGCGGTGTATTCGGTCGCCGTGGACACCCGCGGCGACACCCCGCGGCTGCTGGCCGGCGGGGACAGCGCGCACTGGGGCCCGTCGGTCTTCCACTCCGACGACCTGGGCCGCACCTGGACGGAGCCGGGCCGCCCGGCGGTGAAGTTCCCGCAGGACACCGGCGCCTCGCTGGAGCGCGTGTGGCAGCTCCACCCGTCCGAGGCCGAACCGGATGTGGTGTACGCGGGCACCGAGCCCGCCGCTCTGTACCGCTCGGAGGACCGGGGCGAGAGCTTCGCGCTGGTCCGCCCCCTGTGGGAGCATCCCACCCGCTCGCGGTGGGTGCCCGGCGGCGGCGGTGAGGGGCTGCACACCGTCCTGACCGACCGGCGGGACCCGAAGGCCGTCACGGTCGCCGTCTCGACCGCGGGCGTCTTCCGCACCACCGACGGCGGCGCGAGCTGGTCGCCGTCCAACTCCGGGGTCTCGGCGGTGTTCCTGCCCGACCCGGACCCGGAGTTCGGGCAGTGCGTGCACAAGGTCGCCCGGGACGCGCGGGACCCCGACCGGCTCTACCTGCAGAACCACTGGGGCGTGTACCGCAGCGACGACGCGGGCGCGCACTGGACGGACATCGGGGAGGGACTGCCGTCCACCTTCGGCTTCGCGGTGGCGGCCCACCCCCACCGGGGCGACACGGCGTACGTGTTCCCGATCAACGCCGACTCCGACCGGGTCCCGGCCGGCCGGCGCTGCCGGGTCTTCCGCACCACGGACGCGGGCGCGACCTGGGAGCCGCTGACGGCCGGGCTGCCCCCGGAGGACCACTACGGGACGGTGCTGCGCGACGCCCTGACCACGGACGACGACACCGACGGGACGGGCGTCTACTTCGGCAACCGCAACGGCGAGTTGTACGCGTCCGCCGACGACGGCGACACCTGGCGCCCACTGCTCACCCACCTGCCGGACGTCCTGTGCGTCCGGGCCGCCGTCGTGGCCTGA
- a CDS encoding Lrp/AsnC family transcriptional regulator → MAVDELDTRILRLLLEQPRTSVREYARILGVARGTLQARLDRLERDGVITGTAPALSPAALGHPVLAFVHIEVTQGHLDEVGEALAAVPEIVEAFSITGDGDLLTRVVARNNAHLEDVVQKLISLPGVVRTRSEVALRERVPHRLLPLVESIGRSARR, encoded by the coding sequence ATGGCCGTCGACGAGCTGGACACCCGCATCCTGCGGCTGCTGCTGGAGCAGCCGCGCACCAGCGTCCGCGAGTACGCGCGCATCCTGGGCGTCGCCCGCGGCACCCTCCAGGCCCGCCTGGACCGGCTGGAGCGCGACGGCGTGATCACCGGCACCGCCCCCGCCCTCTCCCCCGCCGCGCTGGGCCATCCGGTGCTGGCCTTCGTGCACATCGAGGTCACCCAGGGGCATCTGGACGAGGTGGGCGAGGCGCTGGCGGCCGTGCCGGAGATCGTCGAGGCCTTCTCGATCACGGGCGACGGCGACCTGCTGACCCGTGTGGTGGCCCGGAACAACGCCCACCTGGAGGACGTGGTCCAGAAGCTGATCAGCCTGCCCGGGGTGGTGCGCACGCGCAGCGAGGTGGCGCTGCGCGAGCGCGTCCCGCACCGGCTGCTGCCGCTCGTGGAGTCGATCGGCCGCTCGGCCCGCAGGTGA
- a CDS encoding BadF/BadG/BcrA/BcrD ATPase family protein: protein MTRPGGRETAGGPGFLAVDSGGSGLRVVAGTAGPRAPGALGRRSGDEPVRTGPRGVDPDHLMDRLLPLARAAAAEAGVDRIGTVVVGAAGMATLGDALRAELPGALARALGVRTVALAADAVTAYAGALGTRPGAVVAAGTGLVATGTDLVRWRRADGWGHLLGDCGGGAWIGRAGLEAALRAHDGREGGSVTLLARAEERFGPAAGLPGRLYPRTDRPAVLASFAPEVAACADHDPVAEDVLNAAARHIADSAAAVCPPGGDPLLAVTGGLTKLGEPLLAPLARELGRRLPHARRVPAEGSPLDGAVRVAAALATGSLALPREGRLLYVVTVPEA from the coding sequence GTGACCCGGCCCGGGGGGCGGGAGACCGCGGGCGGGCCCGGATTCCTGGCCGTCGACTCCGGCGGCTCGGGCCTGCGGGTCGTCGCCGGTACCGCCGGACCCCGCGCGCCCGGCGCCCTGGGCCGGCGCTCCGGCGACGAGCCGGTGCGCACCGGGCCGCGCGGAGTCGACCCGGACCACCTGATGGACCGGCTCCTGCCCCTGGCCCGCGCGGCGGCCGCCGAGGCCGGGGTGGACCGGATCGGCACCGTCGTCGTCGGGGCGGCCGGCATGGCCACCCTGGGCGACGCGCTGCGCGCCGAACTGCCCGGCGCCCTCGCCCGCGCCCTCGGGGTGCGGACGGTCGCGCTGGCCGCGGACGCGGTGACCGCGTACGCCGGGGCGCTCGGCACCCGGCCCGGCGCCGTGGTGGCCGCCGGCACGGGACTGGTCGCCACCGGCACCGACCTGGTCCGCTGGCGGCGGGCGGACGGCTGGGGCCATCTGCTGGGCGACTGCGGCGGCGGCGCCTGGATCGGGCGGGCCGGGCTGGAGGCGGCGCTGCGCGCCCACGACGGGCGGGAGGGCGGTTCCGTCACGCTGCTGGCCCGCGCCGAGGAGCGGTTCGGACCGGCCGCCGGACTGCCCGGCCGGCTCTACCCGCGCACCGACCGCCCCGCCGTCCTGGCCTCCTTCGCCCCCGAGGTCGCCGCCTGCGCGGACCACGACCCCGTCGCCGAGGACGTCCTGAACGCCGCCGCCCGCCACATCGCGGACTCCGCCGCCGCCGTCTGCCCGCCCGGCGGCGACCCCCTCCTCGCCGTCACCGGCGGCCTGACGAAACTGGGCGAGCCGCTGCTCGCCCCGCTCGCGCGGGAGCTGGGCCGGCGGCTTCCGCACGCGCGGCGGGTGCCGGCCGAGGGCAGCCCCCTGGACGGCGCGGTCCGTGTCGCCGCCGCCCTCGCCACCGGGTCGCTCGCCCTTCCCCGCGAGGGCCGTCTGCTGTACGTGGTGACCGTTCCGGAGGCATGA
- a CDS encoding lactonase family protein, with product MADDRRRRAFIGSFTAAGGPGIVTADVDPGSGALTATHTLDAVPDPSYLALAPDGGTLYAVSETTDGTVTAFRLTDGGPEPAGAPVPVAGEAPTHLGLHDRHVLTANYGSGSVSAVPVRPDGTLAAAPSGVLRHTGSGPDAGRRRSPRAHQVQSDPSGRWAVSVDLGTDSVRVCTLVGGAPAVHRETALRPGSGPRHLAFHPDGHHAYVVNELAPTLTVCRWDAAEGTLRPLGEVPVLAATPAGDAYPSGVVVSADGRFVWTATRGEDVLTVFAVEPGGGLRLLTTVPCGGHWPRALTACADVLYVANERSGDVTWFAVDPVSGTPRRAGALAVPAASCVVLG from the coding sequence GTGGCGGACGACAGGCGACGGCGGGCGTTCATCGGATCGTTCACGGCGGCCGGGGGGCCCGGGATTGTCACGGCGGACGTCGATCCCGGCAGCGGCGCGCTCACGGCCACGCACACCCTGGACGCCGTCCCCGACCCCTCCTACCTGGCCCTCGCCCCCGACGGCGGCACGCTCTACGCCGTCAGCGAGACCACCGACGGCACGGTCACCGCGTTCCGCCTCACCGACGGCGGGCCCGAGCCCGCCGGAGCGCCGGTCCCCGTGGCCGGCGAGGCCCCGACCCACCTCGGCCTCCACGACCGGCACGTCCTGACCGCCAACTACGGCTCCGGCAGCGTCAGCGCCGTCCCGGTCCGGCCCGACGGCACCCTCGCCGCGGCCCCCTCCGGGGTGCTCCGGCACACCGGCTCCGGCCCGGACGCCGGGCGCCGGCGCAGCCCGCGCGCCCACCAGGTGCAGTCCGACCCCAGCGGTCGCTGGGCCGTCAGCGTCGACCTCGGCACCGACTCCGTACGGGTGTGCACCCTTGTCGGCGGCGCGCCCGCCGTCCACCGGGAGACCGCGCTGCGCCCCGGCTCCGGCCCCCGCCACCTGGCCTTCCACCCCGACGGCCACCACGCCTACGTGGTCAACGAACTCGCCCCGACCCTCACGGTCTGCCGCTGGGACGCCGCCGAGGGCACACTGCGCCCGCTCGGCGAGGTCCCCGTGCTGGCCGCCACCCCGGCCGGCGACGCCTACCCGTCCGGTGTCGTCGTCTCGGCCGACGGCCGCTTCGTGTGGACGGCGACCCGCGGCGAGGACGTCCTCACCGTCTTCGCCGTCGAGCCCGGCGGCGGCCTGAGGCTGCTCACCACCGTGCCCTGCGGCGGCCACTGGCCGCGCGCGCTCACCGCCTGCGCGGACGTCCTGTACGTCGCGAACGAGCGGTCCGGCGACGTGACCTGGTTCGCCGTGGACCCCGTCTCGGGCACGCCCCGGCGGGCCGGCGCCCTGGCCGTGCCGGCGGCGTCCTGCGTCGTCCTCGGCTGA
- a CDS encoding FUSC family protein has protein sequence MPKRAFTAPDPGRARLRFAARGVLGITAATAVCGLAGVSLVGAVIGGLAALLALFTVTDATVRGQALTTALLPAAGLPVLTAVALLHGHTLARDLAFLAVVGVGVYARRWGPRGHSLGVFAFMTFFIALFLDATPGLLPEMYTAVLLSVPTAAAVRFGLWCYERRLPPAVVPAPPTGTGLARVTTRQAVQATVGAAFALTMGAWVSHDRWYWAVGATWWVFVNTASRGETLVRGFRRVLGTAVGIGLGLLVAVPVAGDAVPTAVLAAVCVFGIFYTAAVSYTWMMLCVTVLAELLYGLLGVLGPGLLALRLAETAVGALGAALAVLFVLPVTTHAVTDAWIRRALRCVHDCTAEAAARLAGSEGADPAPRVAELEQLLGRVRLSVAPLVHPLNPVASRKRRARRVLALLDDCAREIRGLAAVAADPVASHDVRLADACRRVEAAVEALTGGGAVPARGTAAPHAAGGALAHLHGLEQALAELVAPLRAPSGSPLVGA, from the coding sequence ATGCCGAAGAGGGCGTTCACGGCCCCGGACCCGGGGCGCGCGCGGCTGCGCTTCGCCGCCCGCGGGGTGCTGGGCATCACCGCGGCCACGGCCGTCTGCGGACTGGCCGGCGTCTCCCTGGTGGGCGCCGTCATCGGCGGCCTCGCCGCGCTGCTCGCCCTGTTCACCGTCACCGACGCCACCGTGCGCGGACAGGCGCTCACCACCGCGCTGCTCCCGGCCGCCGGGCTGCCCGTGCTGACCGCGGTGGCCCTCCTGCACGGCCACACCCTCGCCCGTGACCTGGCCTTCCTGGCCGTGGTCGGCGTGGGCGTGTACGCGCGGCGCTGGGGCCCGCGCGGACACAGCCTCGGCGTGTTCGCCTTCATGACGTTCTTCATCGCCCTGTTCCTGGACGCGACCCCCGGCCTGCTGCCCGAGATGTACACGGCCGTCCTGCTCTCGGTGCCCACCGCGGCCGCCGTCCGCTTCGGCCTGTGGTGCTATGAGCGCCGCCTGCCCCCGGCCGTCGTACCCGCCCCGCCCACCGGGACCGGACTCGCCCGCGTCACCACCCGCCAGGCGGTCCAGGCCACCGTCGGCGCGGCCTTCGCCCTGACCATGGGCGCGTGGGTGTCGCACGACCGCTGGTACTGGGCGGTCGGCGCCACCTGGTGGGTCTTCGTCAACACCGCCTCGCGCGGGGAGACCCTGGTCCGCGGCTTCCGGCGGGTCCTCGGCACGGCCGTGGGCATCGGCCTCGGCCTGCTCGTCGCCGTCCCGGTGGCCGGTGACGCCGTACCCACGGCCGTCCTCGCCGCCGTCTGCGTCTTCGGCATCTTCTACACCGCCGCCGTCTCGTACACGTGGATGATGCTCTGCGTCACCGTGCTCGCCGAACTGCTCTACGGGCTCCTCGGCGTCCTCGGCCCCGGGCTGCTCGCCCTGCGGCTCGCCGAGACCGCGGTGGGCGCGCTCGGCGCCGCGCTCGCGGTGCTCTTCGTCCTGCCGGTCACCACCCACGCCGTCACCGACGCCTGGATCCGGCGGGCCCTGCGCTGTGTCCACGACTGCACCGCCGAGGCCGCCGCCCGCCTGGCCGGGTCCGAGGGCGCCGATCCGGCGCCCCGCGTGGCCGAACTGGAGCAGTTGCTCGGCCGGGTCCGGCTGTCGGTCGCCCCGCTCGTGCACCCGCTGAACCCGGTGGCGAGCCGCAAGCGCCGGGCCCGCCGGGTGCTGGCCCTGCTCGACGACTGTGCCCGCGAGATCCGCGGTCTGGCCGCCGTCGCCGCCGACCCCGTGGCCTCGCACGACGTCCGGCTGGCCGACGCCTGCCGGCGGGTCGAGGCGGCCGTCGAGGCGCTCACCGGCGGCGGAGCCGTCCCCGCCCGGGGCACGGCGGCACCGCACGCCGCCGGCGGGGCCCTCGCCCACCTGCACGGCCTCGAACAGGCCCTGGCCGAACTCGTCGCGCCCCTGCGCGCCCCCTCCGGCTCGCCCCTGGTGGGCGCCTGA
- a CDS encoding DUF2267 domain-containing protein, which translates to MQRDEFLTRVRERGEYHGDDEAEQVSKAVLWVVASRIGPTEAAALAVHLPAPLADALRLERGRPESFGRPEFLRRVARQTGARPRTAEWDAGAVLSTLAEAVPADAADHLRGLLPSDCADLFGGPAPA; encoded by the coding sequence GTGCAACGTGACGAGTTCCTGACCCGGGTCCGCGAACGCGGCGAGTACCACGGGGACGACGAGGCCGAGCAGGTCTCCAAGGCCGTCCTGTGGGTGGTCGCCTCCCGGATCGGTCCCACGGAGGCCGCCGCCCTCGCCGTCCATCTGCCCGCTCCCCTGGCCGACGCGCTGCGCCTGGAGCGCGGACGCCCCGAGTCCTTCGGCCGGCCCGAGTTCCTGCGGCGGGTGGCCCGGCAGACCGGCGCCCGGCCGCGCACGGCGGAGTGGGACGCGGGTGCCGTCCTCTCCACCCTGGCGGAGGCGGTCCCCGCCGACGCGGCGGACCACCTGCGCGGTCTGCTGCCGTCGGACTGCGCGGACCTCTTCGGCGGGCCGGCCCCGGCCTGA
- a CDS encoding uracil-DNA glycosylase, with product MARRPLHELVEAGWAKALEPVAGRIAGMGDFLRAEVAAGRTYLPAGAHVLRAFQQPFDDVRVLIVGQDPYPTPGMAIGLSFAVAPEVRSLPGSLENIYREMSTDLGLERPSNGDLTPWTRQGVLLLNRALTTAPRKPAAHRGKGWEEVTEQAIRALAARGKPLVSILWGRDARNLRPLLGDYPAVESAHPSPMSADRGFFGSRPFSRANDLLVRQGSQPVDWRLP from the coding sequence GTGGCACGACGACCGTTGCATGAACTTGTAGAGGCGGGCTGGGCGAAGGCCCTGGAGCCCGTGGCCGGACGCATCGCGGGCATGGGGGACTTCCTGCGCGCCGAGGTGGCGGCGGGCCGGACGTATCTCCCGGCGGGCGCGCACGTGTTGCGGGCCTTCCAGCAGCCCTTCGACGACGTGCGGGTCCTGATCGTGGGTCAGGACCCGTATCCGACGCCGGGGATGGCGATCGGGCTGAGCTTCGCGGTCGCCCCCGAGGTGCGGTCGCTGCCGGGCAGCCTGGAGAACATCTACCGGGAGATGAGCACCGACCTGGGGCTGGAGCGGCCCTCCAACGGGGACCTCACCCCGTGGACCCGGCAGGGCGTGCTGCTGCTCAACAGGGCGCTGACCACGGCCCCCCGCAAACCGGCGGCCCACCGGGGCAAGGGCTGGGAGGAGGTCACGGAGCAGGCCATCCGCGCGCTCGCCGCACGGGGGAAGCCGCTGGTGTCGATCCTGTGGGGCCGGGACGCGCGCAATCTGCGTCCGCTGCTCGGCGATTACCCCGCGGTCGAGTCCGCCCACCCCTCGCCGATGTCGGCGGACCGGGGCTTCTTCGGCTCGCGCCCCTTCAGCCGCGCCAACGACCTGCTCGTACGGCAGGGCTCGCAGCCCGTGGACTGGCGCCTGCCGTAG
- a CDS encoding DUF5997 family protein — MTSHQNTQTMKPATAAKKLGVYLEATPAEFQEGVVSRAELNALQADPPQWLRDLRRDGPHPRPVVAAKLGVSIAGLRRGGVTEALTTEQIEALKQERPDWLEHERSVQADVRKEAARVKRLHAEKAERAAGA; from the coding sequence ATGACGTCCCACCAGAACACCCAGACCATGAAGCCCGCGACCGCGGCGAAGAAGCTGGGTGTGTACCTCGAGGCCACCCCCGCCGAGTTCCAAGAGGGTGTGGTCTCGCGCGCCGAGCTGAACGCGCTGCAGGCCGACCCGCCCCAGTGGCTGCGGGACCTGCGTCGCGACGGCCCGCACCCGCGCCCGGTGGTGGCGGCCAAGCTCGGCGTGTCCATCGCGGGCCTGCGCCGCGGCGGGGTCACGGAAGCGCTCACCACGGAACAGATCGAGGCGCTGAAGCAGGAGCGTCCCGACTGGCTGGAGCACGAGCGGTCGGTCCAGGCCGATGTCCGCAAGGAGGCGGCCCGGGTGAAGCGCCTGCACGCCGAGAAGGCGGAGCGCGCGGCCGGCGCCTGA
- a CDS encoding HAD family phosphatase, producing MSTLGGISVVFDLDGTLVDSEPNYYEAGRQTLAAHGVSDFTWSDHEEYVGVSTQETVARWKERYGLGASVEGLLAEKNRRYLELARAATRVYPQMRAFVELLAGEGVPMAVASGSSPRAIEAILARTGLDAHLRTVVSADEVARGKPAPDVFLEAARRLGADPADCVVVEDAVPGAAAAHAAGMRCIAVPYVAAQADAPEFAAAGLLLRGGQEEFTARAAHEWLSRTARTSRSA from the coding sequence ATGAGCACTCTCGGTGGCATCTCGGTCGTCTTCGATCTCGACGGGACTCTCGTGGACAGCGAGCCCAACTACTACGAGGCGGGCCGGCAGACCCTCGCCGCGCACGGCGTCTCCGACTTCACCTGGTCCGACCACGAGGAGTACGTGGGCGTCAGCACCCAGGAGACGGTCGCCCGCTGGAAGGAGCGCTACGGACTCGGCGCGTCGGTGGAGGGGCTCCTCGCCGAGAAGAACCGCCGGTACCTGGAGCTGGCCCGCGCCGCCACGCGCGTGTACCCGCAGATGCGGGCCTTCGTGGAACTGCTGGCCGGCGAGGGCGTCCCGATGGCCGTGGCCTCCGGGTCGTCGCCGCGGGCCATCGAGGCGATCCTGGCCCGCACCGGCCTCGACGCCCACCTGCGCACGGTGGTCTCGGCGGACGAGGTGGCGCGCGGCAAGCCCGCCCCCGACGTCTTCCTGGAGGCGGCCCGCCGGCTCGGGGCCGACCCGGCGGACTGCGTGGTCGTGGAAGACGCGGTGCCCGGCGCGGCGGCGGCGCACGCGGCCGGCATGCGCTGCATCGCGGTCCCGTACGTGGCCGCGCAGGCGGACGCCCCGGAGTTCGCCGCCGCCGGTCTGCTGCTGCGCGGCGGACAGGAGGAGTTCACGGCGCGGGCCGCCCACGAGTGGCTCTCCCGCACGGCCCGTACGTCCCGCTCGGCCTGA
- a CDS encoding LysR family transcriptional regulator substrate-binding protein: MTGSEAPPSFRLAYVPGVTPDKWARIWHERLPGVPLALEQVLAADAPGRLRDRTADAALVRLPVDRDVLSAIPLYTETTVVVVPKDHLVTAADEVGVEDLSDEIVLHPLDDVLGWERLPGRPALERPATTADAVELVAAGIGVLVVPLSLARLHHRKDLTHRPVTDAPASAVALSWPQDAHTDLVEEFIGIVRGRTVNSTRGRPKAPEKAAPARDERRGATPARRKPAAGSTARGGARRGADRSRGGRRGGPRRG, encoded by the coding sequence GTGACAGGCTCGGAAGCACCCCCCTCGTTCCGGCTCGCGTACGTCCCCGGGGTGACGCCCGACAAGTGGGCGCGCATCTGGCACGAGCGACTCCCCGGCGTCCCCCTCGCGCTGGAGCAGGTTCTCGCCGCCGACGCGCCCGGGCGGCTGCGGGACCGCACGGCGGACGCCGCGCTGGTACGGCTGCCGGTCGACCGGGACGTGCTCAGCGCGATCCCCCTCTACACCGAGACCACGGTCGTCGTCGTCCCCAAGGACCACCTCGTCACCGCGGCCGACGAGGTGGGCGTCGAGGACCTGTCCGACGAGATCGTGCTGCACCCCCTGGACGACGTCCTCGGCTGGGAGCGGCTGCCGGGCAGGCCCGCCCTCGAACGCCCGGCGACCACCGCGGACGCGGTCGAACTGGTCGCGGCGGGCATCGGCGTCCTCGTCGTCCCGCTGTCGCTGGCCCGGCTCCACCACCGCAAGGACCTCACCCACCGCCCGGTCACCGACGCGCCGGCGTCGGCTGTGGCGCTCTCCTGGCCGCAGGACGCCCACACCGACCTGGTGGAGGAGTTCATCGGCATCGTCCGCGGGCGCACGGTCAACAGCACCCGGGGCCGCCCGAAGGCCCCCGAGAAGGCCGCCCCCGCCCGGGACGAGCGGCGCGGCGCCACGCCGGCCCGGCGCAAACCGGCCGCCGGGAGCACGGCCCGTGGCGGCGCGCGGCGCGGCGCGGACCGCTCCCGGGGCGGACGCCGGGGCGGCCCGCGGCGCGGCTGA